GCTGAGAGCATCCTTGTTGAGCTCGGCCACGAGCCGGCCCATTCCCACCACGAAACCTCCGATCAAACAGGCCAGCGCGCCCTGGGAGTTGATGCGTTTCGAAAAGAGTCCCAGAAAGAAGACCGCCGCAATGGGCGGTGCGATATAGGCCTGTACGCTCTGTAAATAATGGTAGAGCTCACCGGAGATGTTTCGCAACAAGGGGATCCAGGCGATTCCGGTGACGACGAGGACCGTCGTTGCCAGCTTCCCCACGACCACGAGGGTGCGCTCCGACGCGTCGGGATGGAGCTTCTTGTAGATGTCCATCGTGAACAGCGTGGAGGAGGAGTTGAAGACGGCGGCGAGAGAGCTCATGAGCGCGGCGAGGAGCCCTCCGGCAACGAGGCCGCGCACGCCCGAGGGAAGGATCGCAGCCACCATCGCCGGGAAAGCCTGGTCGGCCTCGACCAGCTCGAGCTCGCCGCTTCGTGCTAGCGCGAAGGCGATGACGCCGGTCAGGAGGAAGATAAAGAACGGCGCGAGTTTCAGATAGGCGGCGAAGATGGTTCCCCGGCGTGCTTGTCGCTCGTTCGGCGCCGCGAGAACCCGCTGTACGATGTACTGATCGGTGCACCAGTACCAGAGACCGACGATCGGTGGCGCCAGGATCATTCCCGTCCACGGGAAGTCGGGATGGTCCGCCGGCAGGAACATGTTGAGATGCTCGGGATCGACGATCTCCAGAAGCCGGCTCCAGCCACCGAGGCGAGCGAGGCCGGCCACGGTGACGGTCGCGGATCCGGCGAGCAGCACGAACGCCTGCAGCGCTTCGGTGTAGACGACGGCTCGAAGCCCCCCCAGCACGGTGTATATCCCGGTCAAGATCACGACCACCAGGGCCCCGGTCCAGAAGTCGATGCCCATGAGCGTCTGGAAAACGACCGCGCCGGCGTAGATCGTCACCGAGATCTTCGTGAGCACGTAGGCGACGAGCGCCGTCAAAGAGAGAATCCATCGCGCCGCGGGGCTGTAGCGTTTCTCGAGGAACTCCGGCATCGTGAAAACGCGGCTTCTCATGTAGAACGGGACGAAGACCCAACCGAGCACGAGGACCAGCCATGAGTGCAGCTCGTAGTGGCCCATCACCACACCGCTCTTCGCCCCCGTGCCCGCGAGCCCGACGATGTGCTCGGATCCGATGTTCGATGCGAAGATCGAGGCGCCGATGACGAACCATCCCACGTGACGTCCGGCGAGGAAGTAGTCGGCCGAAGACTCCGGGCGCCTGCGTATCACCCACCAGGCGAGCCCGATGAGAACGAGAAAATAGAGGGTGACGACGAGCCAGTCGAGATTGGTAAAAGACATGGAACTCCCTCGCGCCGAGCGCGAAAGTCTAGGATGTATCAGAATACAGCGCAAGGAGATGTTTCATCGGATGGTGATCGGGCTGGTCATCGCCTGGTGCCTGCCTTGCTGCAAGGGCGCGGCGAAGCCGAGTCTCGAGCCGAGCCTCGGCGCGATCGAGCTGACATCCGATCACCGGCCGCTCGTCGAGGGATTCTCGTGGGCGAAAACAAAGGCTCTAGAGTACGTCTTCGACGGGAGCGCCGTGGGGAAATGGTTTGGCGGGGCGCTCCCCGGACGCGAGGTTTTCTGCGTGCGCGACGTTTCGCATCAAGCTACCGGGGCCATGGCTCTCGGCCTATCCGCCCATGTGAAGAACATGCTTCTCAGGTTTGCTCGGGCAATCGCCGAATCCCGTGACTGGTGCACCTTCTGGGCGATCGACCGCAACGACCGGCCGTCAGCCATCGACTATCGTGGAGACGACGACTTCCGATACAAGCTACCCGCCAACTTCGACATGGTGCACACCTGCTATCGCGTCTACGAATGGACGGGTGACGAAGACTATCTCGGTCACCGGGACTTCGATCACTTTTATCGCCGTTCACTCACCGATTACGTGGCGGTGTGGGACCAGGATGGCGATGGCCTGATGGAAAGCCCTCCGCAGAACGGAACGCGTGGACTCGCGACCTACTACGAAGGCGAGCTGCCCCGGGCTTGGACAGGCGGCGATCTGGTTGCGGCGCACTACGCCGCGATCCGCGCCTACACGCGAATCCTCATGCTGCGGGGCGAGACGGACGAGGCAGTTTCCATCGCTACCGAGGGAAGCCGTCTGCGTCGTTTGTACAACGAGGCCTGGTGGAGCCCCGAGCTAGGCCGTTTCTATCCTTCACGGGGAGAAGGCGGGAAATTCAATACCGATGACGTTCCTTCCATGCAAATCTTTCCTCTGTACTTCGGAATCGTGGACGGTTCACGTGCCGACGAGCTCTTCGACCAGCTCGACATCGGACCGCTGACCATCGAGGAGAATTCCTATCTCGCCGAGGCCTACTACCGTTACGGGCGAAACGAGCAAGCTTTTCACTATCTGATGGGCCAAATGGATCCCCATCTGCCGCATCGCGATTACCCCGAGAACGTCTTCACCGCAGTCGGTACGACGGTGCATCATCTCGTCGGAGTCAGCCCACGAGCGTCGGAGGGAGTCGTCGAGACCCGTTCGCGCCTGCCGAACGAGGTTTCCTGGGTTCGACTGGATAACGTGCCGGTGCTTGCGAACGAAATCGCGGTCCACCAGTCGGGTGCTCGAGAGACCCGAGTGGAGAACCATTCCGGGCCCGCCTTCGCCTGGCGGGCCGTATTCGCCGGAGAGCAGGTCTCGTTGCTCGTCGACGGCGAGCTAGTCGTCGCCCGCAGGCGAACATCCGAATCGGGGGAGGCAGAGAGCTTCACCGAGCTCGTGGTGGGTCCGGGCGAG
The nucleotide sequence above comes from Vicinamibacteria bacterium. Encoded proteins:
- a CDS encoding sodium:solute symporter — protein: MSFTNLDWLVVTLYFLVLIGLAWWVIRRRPESSADYFLAGRHVGWFVIGASIFASNIGSEHIVGLAGTGAKSGVVMGHYELHSWLVLVLGWVFVPFYMRSRVFTMPEFLEKRYSPAARWILSLTALVAYVLTKISVTIYAGAVVFQTLMGIDFWTGALVVVILTGIYTVLGGLRAVVYTEALQAFVLLAGSATVTVAGLARLGGWSRLLEIVDPEHLNMFLPADHPDFPWTGMILAPPIVGLWYWCTDQYIVQRVLAAPNERQARRGTIFAAYLKLAPFFIFLLTGVIAFALARSGELELVEADQAFPAMVAAILPSGVRGLVAGGLLAALMSSLAAVFNSSSTLFTMDIYKKLHPDASERTLVVVGKLATTVLVVTGIAWIPLLRNISGELYHYLQSVQAYIAPPIAAVFFLGLFSKRINSQGALACLIGGFVVGMGRLVAELNKDALSGWLFTFADVNFLHFCVFLFLFCAFLLIATSLVTRPPSEESLRGLTYATTVSGDRASSRASWDWTDVMHTVIIVGVVVLVLLYFSPLRML